CCAATCCAAACGTGACCGCCGCCAATACTATCGATATAAGCTTTGCTTTTCTTTCTGCCATCGGCCACACGGCTTACAAAGCCGCTGTAAATTCTGTTTAATTCATTCTGGATGATGAATTTTTCTCCTGCAGTCATAGGACGGTTAGTAGCCATTATATCAGCATATTTACCGGTTTTAATACCATCAAACGTAATACCCAGTTTATTGGTCATTAAATTTTGGAAATTCGGGATAATACCAAATACACCGATAGAACCGGTAATGGTATTCGGCTGCACAAAAATACTATCGGCAGCACAACCAATATAATAACCGCCTGATGCAGCCACATCGCCAAAGGATGCAATAACGGGTTTCTCTTTTTTGGTCAATACTATTTCTCTCCAGATTACGTCTGAAGCAAGTGCACTACCTCCAGGAGAGTTTACACGGAGTACAACCGCTTTAATATCGTCATCTAAGCGGGCCTTTCTGATCGCTCTGGAAATCCGTTCCGATCCAATCTGCTTATCAGAACCTTCGCCTCCGCTAATTTCTCCGTTGGCATAAATTATAGCAACTTTATCTTTTCCTTCGCCTGTATCGCTATTGTTTTTGGCATAGTCGTTAATGGAAACAGAACGGACATTCTCTCCTCTGGTTCTACCAGATAATCCTTTTAATTCCTCTAAAATCTGATCTTTGTACTTTAAAGCATCGATCATTTTAAAGTTTACGGCATCTTGCGGCTGCTGCACTTTGTAATTATCAGCAATATTATAGAGACTATCTTTTTGGATATTCCTGCTCTGCGCAATATCACTTAAGAAAGTATTGTACAAACCGCCAACATAAGCTGTAACCTGTTTGCGATTGTAATCACTCATTTTATCTAAAATAAATGGCTCAACGGCACTTTTGTAGTTTCCTACCCTGATGACCTGCATTTCTACACCAACTTTTTCTAATGTTCCTTTAAAGAAAGTTAATTCAGAGCTAAATCCTTTAAATTCTAATGCCCCTTCCGGATTTAAATATACTTTATCGGCTACAGAAGCTAAATAGTAAGCCCCTTGTGTATATACTTCGCTGTATGCAATAATTTTTTTATGAGATTTTTTAAAATCGATCAACGCATTCCTAACCTCGCGTAAGGTTGCAAAACCGGCATTCGGACTGCTCACACTCAGGTAAATACATTTAATATTATCATCTGTTTTGGCTTTTTGAACTGCTTTTAAGAAGTCGTTTAAGCCAATGCCATCTTTTTCTTCGCCCCCAACAATTGGCAGGTTTCCGAATGGATTTTTTGGTGTACGTTCTGTAATGGCCTGGTCTAAATTTAGAAATAATACCGAATTATTAGACACAACAACCGTTTTGTCGCTATCAACAGAAGATATTAAACCCACCACAATTACGAAGCAGATCACAAATACAATGACTATTGATAAGAAAAAGCCCAGCATAGAGGCAAATAAATACTTAAAGAATTCTCTCATTTAAATGTTTTAATTTTGTGTTGTAAAGATATAAAAATACATGATGCTTAATCAAGCTTTAGAGTACTGCACGGCTTATTTGTTACTGGGCGGAAATTTAGGTAATAGGGAGGCGAATTTGAAAAAAGCCATCGAGCTACTGAACAATAAAATTGGTAAGGTGATAGCCATCTCATCTCTTTACGAAACCGCTGCCTGGGGTAAAACCGATCAACCTGCATTTTTAAACCAGGCTGTGGCCCTGCAAACTAATTTAAGCGCTTTGGAAGTTTTAAATCTGGCATTAAGTATTGAGCAGGAACTGGGTAGGGTGAGGAAAGATAAATGGGGAGAACGCTTAATTGATATCGATCTTATCCTTTTTGGAGATCAAATCATCAATATTCCAGATAAGCTTCAGGTGCCTCACCCGTATATGCAGAAAAGAAAATTTGTGATGGAACCCCTGGCCGAGATTGCCCCCGAAGTGATACATCCACTATTGGGAGAAACGATGCTTGATATTTGCAGAAATATTACAGATCCGCTTGAGGTTAAAAAGCTGTAATGTATCAAGTTTCTAATGTATGCGGAGGCGACCAAGGTCATGTGAACTTTTCTTACTTATCAATGCAATGCTATTAAAGTTAAGTAATTATCATTGATTCAAATATAAGGTCGTCATTCCCGCGCAGGCGGGGATCTTAAAGCCTATTGCATTACGATTCCCAATCAAGTTGTTCCAAAGGAACTCCTTTGGAGGGAATGACGATTCCACGCAATATATTAATTCATTAAAATTCCTTGTCATTCATATTGATTTATTTGGGGTTGCTCCCTTAAAATGCAGAAAAGACAAAGCAATATACAGCACCAAAACAAAAGGGATTGCCGCAAATTTTAGAAAAGCAATTAGTATTGCCGATAGGATAAGGAAAATAAATTTGATTTTATTTTTCGCCCAGCTTAAATCGCTGAATTTTAAAGAGAATATTTTGATTTCGCTCACCAGTAAGAAGCTTGTAACTGCTGTAATGGCAATCAGCAAAATGCTGGAAGCAATAACCTGCGGATAATCGTTGGCAATAAACGGCAACGAACAGATAAACAAGGTATTCATTGGTGTATTTAAGCCAATAAAATCTTCTGTTTGCCTTTCGTCATTGTTAAATTTGGCCAAGCGCAAGGCGGAAAAAATAGTGATTAAAAAACCAAAATATGGAAGGTAATCTGATGAATAATCACTTCCTTTTAAAAGATGGAACATCATTACACCTGGCAAGAACCCAAAACTTACCATATCAGCCAAAGAATCCAGGTCTTTTCCTATTGCAGATTTAACATTTAATAAGCGGGCAACCATGCCATCAAAAAAATCGAAAATTCCGGAGAAAATAACGAAATAAGCTGCGGTTTCTAAATTGCCTTTAAATGCAAAAACGATTCCGATACAACCAGATAAAAGGTTTGCACAGGTAATCGCATTAGGGATATTTTTTTTAAGCATGGGGTTAGGCGCTAAACGCATGGGGTTTGAAACGCATTACTCCAAACCCCAAACGCTAAACTTATTTAGCTGTTCATCGAAATTAAGAACTCTTCGTTACTTTTTGTCCCTTTTATTTGAGATTGAACAAATTCCATCGCTTCCTGGCTATTCATATCAGCAAGGTGGTTACGTAATATCCATACGCGCTGTAATGTATCCCTGTCGTGCAATAAATCATCGCGACGGGTGCTTGATGCCGTAATATCGATAGCTGGGAAGATACGTTTGTTCGATAATTTACGATCCAACTGAAGCTCCATGTTACCGGTTCCTTTAAATTCTTCAAAGATCACCTCATCCATTTTAGAACCTGTATCGGTTAATGCAGTAGCCAAAATGGTTAATGAACCACCGTTTTCGATGTTGCGGGCCGCACCGAAGAAACGTTTTGGTTTGTGTAAAGCGTTGGCATCAACACCACCTGATAATATTTTACCTGATGCAGGCGCTGTAGTGTTATACGCTCTCGCCAAGCGTGTAATCGAATCTAAAAGGATTACTACATCATGTCCGCTTTCTACCAGGCGTTTCGATTTTTCTAAAACAATGTTGGCAATTTTAACATGACGTTCAGCTGGCTCATCGAAAGTTGAGGCAATTACCTCAGCTCTTACACTTCGGGCCATATCGGTAACCTCTTCAGGGCGCTCATCAATTAATAAGATAATTAAATAAACTTCAGGGTGGTTTTTAGCAATTGCATTAGCCACTTCTTTCAATAAATTGGTTTTACCAGTTTTAGGCTGTGCAACAATTAAACCACGCTGTCCTTTACCAATCGGTGTAAATAAATCCATAATACGGGTAGAATAATTGTTTGTATCCGTAAATAGGTTTAATCTTTCGGTTGGGAAAAGTGGCGTTAAATAATCAAAAGGAACACGGTCGCGAACCTCAGCAGGGATTCTGCCGTTAATGGTTTCTACCCGAACCAAAGGGAAATATTTTTCACCCTCTTTTGGCGGACGGATGCTCCCTTTTACCGTATCACCGGTTTTTAATCCAAAAAGTTTTATTTGAGACTGAGATACATAAATATCATCAGGAGAAGTTAAGTAGTTGTAATCTGCCGAACGCAAGAAACCATAACCATCAGGCATAATTTCTAAAACACCCTCATTTGTAATTACGTTATCGAAATCCAGGTTGGAGTAACTGTTTTCGTTTTTGTGGTGATTGCCTCCGCCTGGTTGTTTTTGCTGGCGATTTTCATCGCGCTGCGGTTTTTCCTGCTTTTCTTTAGGCTCTTGTTTTTGTTTTGGCGCTACCGGAAGTACTTCTGCACTTTCTTCTATTAAAGCTGAGATTGGTTTTACACTTTCTTCAGCTTCAACAATTCTGTCGGGTTGTCTTTCTGGCTGTTGTTGGTGCTGAGGTTCGTCAAATAATGTTACAGCATCTCTTCTCTTTTCAATTGCTGTTACAGGTTCCGCTTTTGTTAACCTCGCTCTTTTTTTAACAGGCTTATCAGCTGTAGTTGCATCGGGCTTATCGGCTACTACTGTAGATGCTGCTGCCGTAACTTTTGGGGCTTTTGCAGCTTTAGTTTTAGGCGCAGGAGTAGCTGCTATAGGTTCAATTTCGCTATAAGGATCTGCACCAGCTTTAGCGGCATTTATAATTTCTTGTTGGTGTAAAAGGACTTCAACAAGGTCGATTTTTCTTAGGGAGTCGGCACCTTCAATGCCATAGCTTTTTGCTAGCTCACGTAATTCTGTTGTGAGCTTATCATTTAATTCTGTTTTACTAAACATTCTAAATATATATGTTTCAAGAAATTTTTCATTTGTTTATAACGGATGTTTTCTGTTATAAATCTTGCACAGGCTTAAAAAATATTTGTGTTAGTGTAAGCCCGGCTTTTCATTACGTATAAATTCTTAAGGCTATAAAACATTAAATGAGTTCATTAGGGATAATGCTCAAATTGTTTCATAATTGTTTACAAGCTGAATAAAAAGCAATATTTGCTTTTAAAAAATGGTAACAAAAAACAAGTCTTGATAAATTTTTCTGGGATATTCAGATAAACGGTTGAGAAATTATGGTGCAATTGTATGTATTTGAAACGTAATCTGCAAGCAAAAGTTTAAAATGTTTATAAAAATAATTAATGTGCACATTATTTTATCGCTCAGAAAACTTAAAAATCTTCATATTTGCAGCAAATAAGCCCATATATGACCAAGCAGCAACTTTTCGAGCAGATACAAAAAAAACGTTCATTTTTATGTGTCGGATTAGATTCTTCGTTAGATAAGATACCAAAACATTTGTTAAAGTATGAAAATCCAATTCTGGAATTCAATAAACAGATTATCGATGCCACGAAAGATTTGTGTGTAGCTTATAAACCCAATACTGCTTTTTATGAGTGTTACGGCAAAAAAGGTTGGGAAACCTTAACCGAAACCTGGAAATATATTCCAGAAGATATTTTTTCTATTGCGGATGCTAAACGTGGCGACATTGGAAATACCTCTGCCATGTATGCCGAAACATTTTTTAATGCAGCATCGTCTGAGATGAGTTTCGATTCGGTTACCGTTGCACCTTATATGGGTAGCGATTCGGTAACACCATTTTTAACTTTTAAAGATAAATGGGTAATTCTATTGGCTTTAACCTCAAATATGGGGCATGCCGATTTTCAATTGCAGGAAGTTGGGGAAGACAGACTCTTCGAAAAAGTGATTAAAACCTCGCAAGCCTGGGCAACTGATGAGCAGATGATGTATGTGGTAGGTGCAACACGTGGCGCGGCGTTTGGCGATGTACGTAAACTGGCACCAGATCACTTTCTTTTGGTACCAGGAGTTGGTGCACAAGGTGGAGATTTAGGTGAAGTGTGTAAATATGGATTAAATTCGCAATGTGGATTATTGATCAACTCTTCAAGAGGAATTATTTACGCTGGCCAGGGCGAAGACTTTGCTGAAAGAGCCAGGGAAGAGGCCTTAAAACTACAACAGGAAATGGAGCAGATTTTGGTTAAGGCAGAACTTGTGTAATTAATTTTATATTTTATTAGGCTAGCGAGCTCACCAGGGGTAATTTATTTCAGGGTGTTGTTAGCGATAGGATGCTGAGCCCGAAGATTCGGGACAGCATGATCATCGCCTTGGGAATATGTGTCCACACAGTAGGATAACTATCGGATGTTAGCCCTGATTTTAGTTGAGACAGAGATACAATGCTTTGGCCTTACTAAATGGCAATGCAAATGGCCTAAGTTGCATAATGAATAGGTTAATTGTAATTATCGAAATGCATGATGTACTAATATTTGATTAGGTTAATTGCTTTTTTTGCGTAAAAATCCTTATATTTAATTGTTTAGACCTGGCCTATGACGAACCCTTTTGATAATATGGACTTTAAGTCATTACTTGAGCATGTAAAAAAACTTTCAGCTGCCGAAAAAAAAGAACTGATGCAAGTATTAAATCAGGGCCAGCTTCCAGTGGTTAATGAA
The nucleotide sequence above comes from Pedobacter riviphilus. Encoded proteins:
- the sppA gene encoding signal peptide peptidase SppA, with the protein product MREFFKYLFASMLGFFLSIVIVFVICFVIVVGLISSVDSDKTVVVSNNSVLFLNLDQAITERTPKNPFGNLPIVGGEEKDGIGLNDFLKAVQKAKTDDNIKCIYLSVSSPNAGFATLREVRNALIDFKKSHKKIIAYSEVYTQGAYYLASVADKVYLNPEGALEFKGFSSELTFFKGTLEKVGVEMQVIRVGNYKSAVEPFILDKMSDYNRKQVTAYVGGLYNTFLSDIAQSRNIQKDSLYNIADNYKVQQPQDAVNFKMIDALKYKDQILEELKGLSGRTRGENVRSVSINDYAKNNSDTGEGKDKVAIIYANGEISGGEGSDKQIGSERISRAIRKARLDDDIKAVVLRVNSPGGSALASDVIWREIVLTKKEKPVIASFGDVAASGGYYIGCAADSIFVQPNTITGSIGVFGIIPNFQNLMTNKLGITFDGIKTGKYADIMATNRPMTAGEKFIIQNELNRIYSGFVSRVADGRKKSKAYIDSIGGGHVWIGTDAVQIGLADRIGSFNDAIKAAAKKAKLKNYKVVEYPDVIDPWKSLMDEGTDRIKTYYTKQELGENYMLYQQMKKVISSSGIQARMPFEAVIK
- the folK gene encoding 2-amino-4-hydroxy-6-hydroxymethyldihydropteridine diphosphokinase, translating into MMLNQALEYCTAYLLLGGNLGNREANLKKAIELLNNKIGKVIAISSLYETAAWGKTDQPAFLNQAVALQTNLSALEVLNLALSIEQELGRVRKDKWGERLIDIDLILFGDQIINIPDKLQVPHPYMQKRKFVMEPLAEIAPEVIHPLLGETMLDICRNITDPLEVKKL
- the pssA gene encoding CDP-diacylglycerol--serine O-phosphatidyltransferase, encoding MLKKNIPNAITCANLLSGCIGIVFAFKGNLETAAYFVIFSGIFDFFDGMVARLLNVKSAIGKDLDSLADMVSFGFLPGVMMFHLLKGSDYSSDYLPYFGFLITIFSALRLAKFNNDERQTEDFIGLNTPMNTLFICSLPFIANDYPQVIASSILLIAITAVTSFLLVSEIKIFSLKFSDLSWAKNKIKFIFLILSAILIAFLKFAAIPFVLVLYIALSFLHFKGATPNKSI
- the rho gene encoding transcription termination factor Rho codes for the protein MFSKTELNDKLTTELRELAKSYGIEGADSLRKIDLVEVLLHQQEIINAAKAGADPYSEIEPIAATPAPKTKAAKAPKVTAAASTVVADKPDATTADKPVKKRARLTKAEPVTAIEKRRDAVTLFDEPQHQQQPERQPDRIVEAEESVKPISALIEESAEVLPVAPKQKQEPKEKQEKPQRDENRQQKQPGGGNHHKNENSYSNLDFDNVITNEGVLEIMPDGYGFLRSADYNYLTSPDDIYVSQSQIKLFGLKTGDTVKGSIRPPKEGEKYFPLVRVETINGRIPAEVRDRVPFDYLTPLFPTERLNLFTDTNNYSTRIMDLFTPIGKGQRGLIVAQPKTGKTNLLKEVANAIAKNHPEVYLIILLIDERPEEVTDMARSVRAEVIASTFDEPAERHVKIANIVLEKSKRLVESGHDVVILLDSITRLARAYNTTAPASGKILSGGVDANALHKPKRFFGAARNIENGGSLTILATALTDTGSKMDEVIFEEFKGTGNMELQLDRKLSNKRIFPAIDITASSTRRDDLLHDRDTLQRVWILRNHLADMNSQEAMEFVQSQIKGTKSNEEFLISMNS
- the pyrF gene encoding orotidine-5'-phosphate decarboxylase, which translates into the protein MTKQQLFEQIQKKRSFLCVGLDSSLDKIPKHLLKYENPILEFNKQIIDATKDLCVAYKPNTAFYECYGKKGWETLTETWKYIPEDIFSIADAKRGDIGNTSAMYAETFFNAASSEMSFDSVTVAPYMGSDSVTPFLTFKDKWVILLALTSNMGHADFQLQEVGEDRLFEKVIKTSQAWATDEQMMYVVGATRGAAFGDVRKLAPDHFLLVPGVGAQGGDLGEVCKYGLNSQCGLLINSSRGIIYAGQGEDFAERAREEALKLQQEMEQILVKAELV